In a single window of the Centropristis striata isolate RG_2023a ecotype Rhode Island chromosome 18, C.striata_1.0, whole genome shotgun sequence genome:
- the LOC131991718 gene encoding uncharacterized protein LOC131991718 isoform X2 codes for MDEIVREDISPETERELTLPLSPKRQRTDCTVTNNHRGRFDFSERLTFWKTTGSSSPTSTLQEDTGLVCTAEHGDTKDEKPHKQPPDADLIIVTPITMLTTSNTDDVHTGSSEVCLVRVERRFKLLVRDEQPPFTESDNLSSYLKNDAGGALAESHTSKDASADMSSHPDCKRLGKSLKDEPPGGCSLHDGNDKDGRQVQNSVSQIQVFTLSFSDEEVICQSDCTSEDAQHDTGFCDKLSQSAEVEESNQTGDGFSENILFSKEKEEGNSRISSTDYADSKSFYSNPEEQPSGNYVESVKNEEKILELQICENENVAVCDGETKGQFNENGMSKNSIPSAAECAEGSVVSYDVVLARNIATESVRLEADDFYEAKGEHAAGTMIAKARSETADHTTETLMPARISQGPAGGDNDASPFSVIDPAIWSETDREATEKRCSSESSAGVELFSLVKVCEMETPLSLYADERLSREVSAPNQTGQSTTQQCKNEEEDLRQSYTEPQACSVTISETHNNKTGDQGSCHWKSRPSSSPCRPAKPPPAGNERQESHDTMGHELKEQDQSSCFPVSSHHLKTQGVEYLQDEIARMNAATEIKEIEGVLTQRNNSEHEKPENRLDLEGKQLQQNEKHEEDRTKMPAIEGKIIDCCNVLTQIDEGWRNNLECLSDHPYSAAISTIESKTDEEERKEEARVETDVHGNPELLVESEEDHWQQSQQRGDMTEEYICKRTEGNMSNKLTRASPHKQENVLSCFSEYQHRSETFMVENEDDLLAFTFPPTSDAVVPGPHELVHSQNADNNPTPLDCNDRFSPVPSAVTFSDCAPGGFDTFERIQLSPDDDDAVLSNSPLLISLPEQLKTPQQQLSHSAPEAESSEHEEVPEEEEVGRFESRTENMAEGFSGSYTSCNELANFIPEVDVITPRWPEQHPNCESSYNSSEVFQDDLNPQSMSSSVSSKSDSPASDEDHSPKFEMKKQFDMVLKELNLFFQISISDLASDTRASYPEQYSDLTEALEGDTSKDKEHLYSPEVGHHRDPSSDDANEDRRLEQGGGDSVVSFTSGSCDGEQEVPLGSHLCQETSVYTSEKHKGQPEQARRLEPLRTCTRPIRVGLSKRAKTKHLHRPHPYK; via the exons ATGGATGAAATCGTAAGAGAAGATATCAGTCCAGAAACTGAGAGAGAGCTTACTTTGCCACTCTCTCCCAAGCGACAGAGGACAGATTGTACAGTGACAAACAACCACAGAGGCAGGTTTGACTTTTCAGAGCGattgacattttggaaaaccACTGGATCCTCTTCACCGACAAGTACCTTGCAGGAGGATACGGGCCTAGTATGCACAGCAGAACATGGTGATACTAAAGATGAAAAACCTCACAAGCAACCACCAGATGCTGATTTAATAATTGTCACTCCTATTACGATGTTGACAACTTCAAACACTGACGATGTACACACAGGATCATCTGAAGTCTGTTTGGTCCGTGTTGAAAGACGCTTCAAACTTCTGGTGAGAGATGAGCAGCCTCCATTTACTGAAAGCGACAACCTCAGCTCATACCTAAAAAATGATGCAGGTGGGGCATTAGCAGAGTCTCACACTTCAAAAGACGCCAGCGCTGACATGTCCAGCCATCCTGATTGCAAACGGCTGGGGAAATCACTTAAAGACGAGCCCCCTGGTGGTTGCAGCCTTCACGATGGAAACGACAAAGATGGGAGACAGGTGCAAAATAGTGTCAGTCAAATCCAAGTATTCACCCTTAGTTTCAGTGATGAGGAGGTTATATGTCAGTCTGATTGCACTTCTGAAGATGCGCAACATGACACTGGTTTCTGTGATAAATTGAGCCAATCTGCAGAGGTTGAAGAGAGTAATCAGACGGGGGATGGATTTAGTGAGAATATTCTTTTCAgcaaggaaaaggaggagggtAACAGCCGCATATCTTCCACTGATTATGCAGACTCTAAATCATTCTACTCAAACCCTGAAGAGCAACCCTCTGGGAACTATGTAGAAAGTgttaaaaatgaggaaaaaatattagaattgCAGAtttgtgaaaatgaaaatgttgccGTCTGTGATGGGGAAACAAAAGGCCAATTTAATGAGAATGGCATGAGCAAGAACTCCATCCCTTCTGCTGCTGAATGTGCCGAGGGATCAGTTGTGTCTTATGATGTGGTATTAGCCCGAAATATTGCAACTGAGAGTGTGAGACTTGAAGCTGACGACTTCTACGAGGCAAAAGGAGAGCATGCTGCTGGCACGATGATAGCCAAAGCTCGGAGTGAAACGGCTGATCACACAACAGAGACTCTGATGCCTGCAAGAATCAGTCAAGGGCCTGCTGGAGGAGATAATGATGCAAGCCCTTTCAGTGTAATTGACCCTGCAATCTGGAGTGAAACTGACAGGGAGGCTACAGAGAAACGCTGTAGCTCAGAGAGCAGTGCAGGTGTAGAATTATTTTCATTAGTGAAAGTCTGCGAGATGGAAACACCTCTTTCACTCTATGCTGACGAACGGTTATCACGGGAGGTTTCAGCACCCAACCAGACCGGGCAGAGCACAACACAGCAGTGCAAAAATGAAGAAGAGGACTTAAGGCAGTCATACACAGAACCACAGGCTTGTTCTGTCACCATCAGcgaaacacacaacaacaagactGGCGACCAAGGCAGCTGTCACTGGAAATCCAGACCCAGCAGCAGTCCATGCAGGCCAGCAAAGCCTCCTCCTGCAGGCAATGAAAGACAAGAAAGCCATGATACTATGGGACATGAGTTGAAAGAGCAGGATCAGTCGAGCTGTTTTCCTGTCAGTTCTCACCACCTGAAGACACAGGGGGTTGAATATTTACAGGATGAAATCGCCAGAATGAATGCTGCAACTGAGATAAAAGAAATAGAAGGAGTTTTGACTCAGAGAAATAACTCAGAACATGAGAAACCAGAAAATCGACTTGATTTGGAGGgaaaacagctgcaacaaaatgaaaaacatgaagaaGACAGAACTAAAATGCCAGCAATAGAGGgaaaaataattgattgttgCAATGTATTAACACAGATTGATGAGGGATGGAGAAATAATCTTGAATGCTTGTCTGATCACCCATACAGTGCTGCAATATCAACAATAGAAAGTAAAACTgatgaagaagaaagaaaagaagaggccAGAGTAGAAACAGATGTGCATGGTAACCCAGAGCTATTAGTGGAGTCAGAGGAGGATCACTGGCAACAAAGTCAACAGAGAGGAGACATGACTGAGGAGTATATCTGTAAGCGCACAGAGGGCAACATGAGTAACAAATTAACCCGTGCTAGTCCACATAAACAGGAAAACGTGCTCAGTTGTTTCTCTGAATACCAACACAGATCAGAGACATTCATGGTTGAAAATGAAGATGACCTTTTGGCTTTCACGTTTCCCCCAACAAGTGATGCAGTTGTGCCAGGTCCACATGAATTAGTCCATTCACAAAATGCTGACAACAACCCCACACCCCTTGACTGTAATGACAGATTTTCCCCAGTGCCATCTGCCGTCACTTTCAGTGACTGTGCGCCAGGGGGTTTTGACACTTTTGAAAGGATCCAGCTCTCaccagatgatgatgatgctgtcCTGAGCAACAGCCCTCTCCTCATCAGCCTGCCCGAGCAGCTGAAAACACCCCAGCAACAGCTTTCCCACTCTGCGCCAGAGGCAGAGAGCAGTGAGCATGAGGAGGTaccagaagaggaggaggtgggaagATTTGAGAGTCGCACTGAGAACATGGCAGAGGGATTTTCAGGCAGTTATACCAGTTGTAATGAACTCGCAAATTTTATCCCAGAAGTAGATGTCATTACTCCCAGATGGCCAGAGCAACACCCGAACTGTGAGTCATCTTATAATTCATCTGAGGTCTTCCAGGATGACCTAAACCCACAGTCAATGTCCTCCTCTGTTTCCTCTAAGAGCGACAGTCCAGCTTCCGATGAGGACCACAGCCCCAAGTTTGAGATGAAAAAACAATTCGACATGGTTTTGAAAGAGCTGAACTTGTTTTTTCAGATAAGTATTAGTGATTTAGCAAGTGACACTAGAGCATCGTACCCTGAGCAGTATAGTGATTTAACTGAAGCCTTGGAGGGTGATACTTCAAAAGACAAAGAACATCTTTACAGCCCAGAAGTAGGACACCATAGAGACCCATCATCAG ATGATGCTAATGAAGACCGCAGGCTGGAACAGGGCGGAGGCGATTCAGTGGTTTCTTTTACCTCTGGCAGCTGCGATGGCGAGCAGGAGGTGCCTCTTGGCAGCCACCTGTGTCAGGAAACATCTGTGTACacatcagaaaaacacaaag gacagCCGGAGCAAGCCAGGAGACTGGAGCCTCTGAGAACCTGCACACGGCCAATTCGGGTTGGACTTTCAAAGAGAGCCAAGACCAAACACCTGCACCGTCCCCACCCCTACAAATGA
- the LOC131991718 gene encoding uncharacterized protein LOC131991718 isoform X1, translating to MDEIVREDISPETERELTLPLSPKRQRTDCTVTNNHRGRFDFSERLTFWKTTGSSSPTSTLQEDTGLVCTAEHGDTKDEKPHKQPPDADLIIVTPITMLTTSNTDDVHTGSSEVCLVRVERRFKLLVRDEQPPFTESDNLSSYLKNDAGGALAESHTSKDASADMSSHPDCKRLGKSLKDEPPGGCSLHDGNDKDGRQVQNSVSQIQVFTLSFSDEEVICQSDCTSEDAQHDTGFCDKLSQSAEVEESNQTGDGFSENILFSKEKEEGNSRISSTDYADSKSFYSNPEEQPSGNYVESVKNEEKILELQICENENVAVCDGETKGQFNENGMSKNSIPSAAECAEGSVVSYDVVLARNIATESVRLEADDFYEAKGEHAAGTMIAKARSETADHTTETLMPARISQGPAGGDNDASPFSVIDPAIWSETDREATEKRCSSESSAGVELFSLVKVCEMETPLSLYADERLSREVSAPNQTGQSTTQQCKNEEEDLRQSYTEPQACSVTISETHNNKTGDQGSCHWKSRPSSSPCRPAKPPPAGNERQESHDTMGHELKEQDQSSCFPVSSHHLKTQGVEYLQDEIARMNAATEIKEIEGVLTQRNNSEHEKPENRLDLEGKQLQQNEKHEEDRTKMPAIEGKIIDCCNVLTQIDEGWRNNLECLSDHPYSAAISTIESKTDEEERKEEARVETDVHGNPELLVESEEDHWQQSQQRGDMTEEYICKRTEGNMSNKLTRASPHKQENVLSCFSEYQHRSETFMVENEDDLLAFTFPPTSDAVVPGPHELVHSQNADNNPTPLDCNDRFSPVPSAVTFSDCAPGGFDTFERIQLSPDDDDAVLSNSPLLISLPEQLKTPQQQLSHSAPEAESSEHEEVPEEEEVGRFESRTENMAEGFSGSYTSCNELANFIPEVDVITPRWPEQHPNCESSYNSSEVFQDDLNPQSMSSSVSSKSDSPASDEDHSPKFEMKKQFDMVLKELNLFFQISISDLASDTRASYPEQYSDLTEALEGDTSKDKEHLYSPEVGHHRDPSSDDANEDRRLEQGGGDSVVSFTSGSCDGEQEVPLGSHLCQETSVYTSEKHKEPREMEHKRKMWSPSFVCEPFVEQLSHRQPEQARRLEPLRTCTRPIRVGLSKRAKTKHLHRPHPYK from the exons ATGGATGAAATCGTAAGAGAAGATATCAGTCCAGAAACTGAGAGAGAGCTTACTTTGCCACTCTCTCCCAAGCGACAGAGGACAGATTGTACAGTGACAAACAACCACAGAGGCAGGTTTGACTTTTCAGAGCGattgacattttggaaaaccACTGGATCCTCTTCACCGACAAGTACCTTGCAGGAGGATACGGGCCTAGTATGCACAGCAGAACATGGTGATACTAAAGATGAAAAACCTCACAAGCAACCACCAGATGCTGATTTAATAATTGTCACTCCTATTACGATGTTGACAACTTCAAACACTGACGATGTACACACAGGATCATCTGAAGTCTGTTTGGTCCGTGTTGAAAGACGCTTCAAACTTCTGGTGAGAGATGAGCAGCCTCCATTTACTGAAAGCGACAACCTCAGCTCATACCTAAAAAATGATGCAGGTGGGGCATTAGCAGAGTCTCACACTTCAAAAGACGCCAGCGCTGACATGTCCAGCCATCCTGATTGCAAACGGCTGGGGAAATCACTTAAAGACGAGCCCCCTGGTGGTTGCAGCCTTCACGATGGAAACGACAAAGATGGGAGACAGGTGCAAAATAGTGTCAGTCAAATCCAAGTATTCACCCTTAGTTTCAGTGATGAGGAGGTTATATGTCAGTCTGATTGCACTTCTGAAGATGCGCAACATGACACTGGTTTCTGTGATAAATTGAGCCAATCTGCAGAGGTTGAAGAGAGTAATCAGACGGGGGATGGATTTAGTGAGAATATTCTTTTCAgcaaggaaaaggaggagggtAACAGCCGCATATCTTCCACTGATTATGCAGACTCTAAATCATTCTACTCAAACCCTGAAGAGCAACCCTCTGGGAACTATGTAGAAAGTgttaaaaatgaggaaaaaatattagaattgCAGAtttgtgaaaatgaaaatgttgccGTCTGTGATGGGGAAACAAAAGGCCAATTTAATGAGAATGGCATGAGCAAGAACTCCATCCCTTCTGCTGCTGAATGTGCCGAGGGATCAGTTGTGTCTTATGATGTGGTATTAGCCCGAAATATTGCAACTGAGAGTGTGAGACTTGAAGCTGACGACTTCTACGAGGCAAAAGGAGAGCATGCTGCTGGCACGATGATAGCCAAAGCTCGGAGTGAAACGGCTGATCACACAACAGAGACTCTGATGCCTGCAAGAATCAGTCAAGGGCCTGCTGGAGGAGATAATGATGCAAGCCCTTTCAGTGTAATTGACCCTGCAATCTGGAGTGAAACTGACAGGGAGGCTACAGAGAAACGCTGTAGCTCAGAGAGCAGTGCAGGTGTAGAATTATTTTCATTAGTGAAAGTCTGCGAGATGGAAACACCTCTTTCACTCTATGCTGACGAACGGTTATCACGGGAGGTTTCAGCACCCAACCAGACCGGGCAGAGCACAACACAGCAGTGCAAAAATGAAGAAGAGGACTTAAGGCAGTCATACACAGAACCACAGGCTTGTTCTGTCACCATCAGcgaaacacacaacaacaagactGGCGACCAAGGCAGCTGTCACTGGAAATCCAGACCCAGCAGCAGTCCATGCAGGCCAGCAAAGCCTCCTCCTGCAGGCAATGAAAGACAAGAAAGCCATGATACTATGGGACATGAGTTGAAAGAGCAGGATCAGTCGAGCTGTTTTCCTGTCAGTTCTCACCACCTGAAGACACAGGGGGTTGAATATTTACAGGATGAAATCGCCAGAATGAATGCTGCAACTGAGATAAAAGAAATAGAAGGAGTTTTGACTCAGAGAAATAACTCAGAACATGAGAAACCAGAAAATCGACTTGATTTGGAGGgaaaacagctgcaacaaaatgaaaaacatgaagaaGACAGAACTAAAATGCCAGCAATAGAGGgaaaaataattgattgttgCAATGTATTAACACAGATTGATGAGGGATGGAGAAATAATCTTGAATGCTTGTCTGATCACCCATACAGTGCTGCAATATCAACAATAGAAAGTAAAACTgatgaagaagaaagaaaagaagaggccAGAGTAGAAACAGATGTGCATGGTAACCCAGAGCTATTAGTGGAGTCAGAGGAGGATCACTGGCAACAAAGTCAACAGAGAGGAGACATGACTGAGGAGTATATCTGTAAGCGCACAGAGGGCAACATGAGTAACAAATTAACCCGTGCTAGTCCACATAAACAGGAAAACGTGCTCAGTTGTTTCTCTGAATACCAACACAGATCAGAGACATTCATGGTTGAAAATGAAGATGACCTTTTGGCTTTCACGTTTCCCCCAACAAGTGATGCAGTTGTGCCAGGTCCACATGAATTAGTCCATTCACAAAATGCTGACAACAACCCCACACCCCTTGACTGTAATGACAGATTTTCCCCAGTGCCATCTGCCGTCACTTTCAGTGACTGTGCGCCAGGGGGTTTTGACACTTTTGAAAGGATCCAGCTCTCaccagatgatgatgatgctgtcCTGAGCAACAGCCCTCTCCTCATCAGCCTGCCCGAGCAGCTGAAAACACCCCAGCAACAGCTTTCCCACTCTGCGCCAGAGGCAGAGAGCAGTGAGCATGAGGAGGTaccagaagaggaggaggtgggaagATTTGAGAGTCGCACTGAGAACATGGCAGAGGGATTTTCAGGCAGTTATACCAGTTGTAATGAACTCGCAAATTTTATCCCAGAAGTAGATGTCATTACTCCCAGATGGCCAGAGCAACACCCGAACTGTGAGTCATCTTATAATTCATCTGAGGTCTTCCAGGATGACCTAAACCCACAGTCAATGTCCTCCTCTGTTTCCTCTAAGAGCGACAGTCCAGCTTCCGATGAGGACCACAGCCCCAAGTTTGAGATGAAAAAACAATTCGACATGGTTTTGAAAGAGCTGAACTTGTTTTTTCAGATAAGTATTAGTGATTTAGCAAGTGACACTAGAGCATCGTACCCTGAGCAGTATAGTGATTTAACTGAAGCCTTGGAGGGTGATACTTCAAAAGACAAAGAACATCTTTACAGCCCAGAAGTAGGACACCATAGAGACCCATCATCAG ATGATGCTAATGAAGACCGCAGGCTGGAACAGGGCGGAGGCGATTCAGTGGTTTCTTTTACCTCTGGCAGCTGCGATGGCGAGCAGGAGGTGCCTCTTGGCAGCCACCTGTGTCAGGAAACATCTGTGTACacatcagaaaaacacaaag AGCCCCGGGAGATGGAACACAAAAGGAAAATGTGGTCTCCGTCCTTCGTGTGTGAACCATTCGTGGAACAACTGAGCCACA gacagCCGGAGCAAGCCAGGAGACTGGAGCCTCTGAGAACCTGCACACGGCCAATTCGGGTTGGACTTTCAAAGAGAGCCAAGACCAAACACCTGCACCGTCCCCACCCCTACAAATGA